The proteins below are encoded in one region of Candidatus Saganbacteria bacterium:
- a CDS encoding 3-isopropylmalate dehydratase small subunit, producing the protein MQGKAWKFKNNVDTDLIIPARYLNTHDPAELARHCMEDADPGFSKKVKKGDFIVAGENFGCGSSREHAPVAIKAAGVSAVIAGSFARIFFRNAINIGLPIIELKQADEIKEGDTLEVDVEKGQIKDLDSGKTFKAGPFSPFMKNIIDKGGLISHVKEKL; encoded by the coding sequence ATGCAAGGCAAAGCTTGGAAATTCAAGAATAATGTCGATACCGATCTGATAATACCCGCGCGGTATCTGAACACGCATGACCCGGCGGAGCTTGCCAGGCATTGCATGGAAGACGCTGACCCCGGGTTCTCTAAAAAGGTCAAAAAAGGCGATTTTATCGTCGCGGGCGAGAATTTCGGCTGCGGGTCTTCCCGCGAGCACGCTCCCGTCGCCATAAAAGCCGCCGGAGTCTCCGCAGTTATAGCGGGATCTTTCGCGAGGATATTTTTCAGGAACGCGATAAACATCGGGCTTCCGATAATAGAGCTAAAACAGGCAGATGAGATAAAAGAAGGCGACACGCTCGAAGTTGACGTTGAAAAAGGACAGATAAAGGACTTGGACAGCGGAAAGACATTTAAAGCCGGGCCTTTTTCGCCGTTCATGAAGAATATAATCGATAAAGGAGGGCTCATTAGTCATGTCAAAGAAAAATTATAA
- a CDS encoding 3-isopropylmalate dehydrogenase, with protein MSKKNYNIGVIGGDGTGPEVVAEGLKVLKAVEKKFSLEVNTKLLPYDGERYLKTGIIITDEEIEGLRKFDAIYLGAIGHPKVAPGILEKGILLKVRFALDQYINLRPVKLYENVWTPLKDKGPEHIDFVVVRENTEGLYVGTGGTLKKGTKDEVAIQDSINTRKGVERCIRYAFELTRKRNKKKQLTLVGKTNVLTYAFDLWERAFYEVAKEYPDIKPDYAHVDATCMWFVKNPEWFDVIVTDNLFGDIITDLGAMIQGGMGIAAGGNINPEGVSMFEPIGGSAPKYTGQNVINPLAAIGALQMLLENIGEEKAAAAVEKSIMAACKKMKSMSAGKMGYSTTQVGDMVAEGI; from the coding sequence ATGTCAAAGAAAAATTATAATATCGGGGTGATCGGCGGTGACGGCACAGGCCCGGAGGTCGTAGCCGAAGGCCTGAAAGTGCTGAAAGCTGTCGAAAAGAAATTCAGTCTGGAAGTTAATACAAAGCTGCTTCCGTATGACGGGGAAAGATACCTGAAGACCGGCATCATCATAACGGATGAAGAGATCGAAGGACTCAGGAAATTCGACGCCATCTATTTGGGGGCTATCGGCCATCCCAAAGTAGCGCCCGGAATACTGGAAAAAGGCATTCTTTTAAAGGTCAGATTCGCACTTGACCAGTATATAAATTTAAGGCCCGTGAAATTATACGAGAACGTCTGGACCCCTTTAAAGGATAAAGGTCCCGAACATATAGATTTTGTCGTTGTAAGAGAGAATACGGAAGGGCTTTACGTCGGCACAGGAGGAACACTAAAAAAAGGCACCAAGGATGAAGTCGCGATCCAGGATTCAATCAATACAAGAAAAGGCGTGGAAAGATGCATCAGATACGCTTTTGAACTCACGCGCAAAAGGAACAAAAAGAAACAATTGACGCTTGTCGGCAAGACCAACGTCCTGACCTATGCTTTTGACCTTTGGGAAAGGGCCTTTTATGAAGTTGCAAAAGAATATCCTGATATCAAACCGGATTATGCCCACGTGGATGCGACCTGCATGTGGTTTGTAAAAAACCCGGAATGGTTTGATGTTATCGTTACGGACAATCTTTTTGGTGATATAATCACTGATCTCGGCGCCATGATCCAGGGCGGGATGGGGATAGCCGCGGGCGGCAACATCAACCCGGAAGGCGTTTCGATGTTCGAACCCATCGGCGGCTCTGCACCGAAATACACGGGACAAAATGTCATCAATCCACTTGCCGCGATCGGCGCTCTTCAGATGCTTCTTGAGAACATTGGCGAGGAAAAAGCCGCTGCTGCTGTCGAGAAATCGATAATGGCAGCCTGCAAGAAAATGAAGAGCATGTCAGCAGGAAAGATGGGATATTCCACTACACAGGTAGGCGACATGGTGGCGGAGGGGATATAG
- a CDS encoding thiazole synthase produces the protein MKNNLVIAGREFRSRLMLGTGKYKTFEIMKEALDASGCEIVTVAVRRVSLENTGEKTLLDHIDRKKYFILPNTAGCYSVDEAVRIARLAKAAGLTNWVKLEVIADQKYLVPDPVATIEAAKILIEEGFVVLPYTTDDFTVAKKLQEIGCATVMPGGSFIGSGQGVPNFDKIKVLRQFITVPVVVDSGIGCASDAALAMETGADACLINTAVAEAQYPALMAEAVRFGVEAGRKSFLSGRMPKKPFASASSPTQGISK, from the coding sequence TAGCCGGAAGAGAATTCCGCTCCAGGCTGATGCTGGGCACGGGCAAATACAAGACTTTCGAGATTATGAAAGAAGCTCTTGACGCGTCGGGCTGCGAGATCGTCACCGTCGCTGTCAGAAGGGTCAGCCTGGAAAATACAGGCGAGAAGACCCTGCTGGATCACATCGACCGAAAAAAATATTTTATCCTGCCGAATACCGCGGGCTGTTACAGCGTTGATGAAGCTGTAAGGATAGCGCGGCTGGCAAAAGCAGCAGGGCTGACGAACTGGGTGAAACTCGAAGTCATCGCCGACCAAAAATATCTTGTACCTGACCCGGTCGCAACCATCGAAGCGGCAAAGATACTTATCGAAGAAGGTTTTGTCGTTCTTCCTTATACCACCGATGATTTTACCGTCGCAAAAAAACTCCAGGAGATCGGCTGCGCGACCGTAATGCCGGGAGGCTCATTTATCGGCTCGGGCCAGGGAGTCCCAAACTTCGACAAAATTAAAGTCCTCAGGCAGTTCATTACGGTGCCTGTAGTCGTTGACAGCGGGATCGGCTGCGCGTCCGACGCGGCTCTCGCGATGGAGACCGGCGCCGATGCGTGCCTGATCAATACCGCTGTCGCGGAAGCGCAATATCCTGCTTTGATGGCCGAAGCGGTGAGGTTCGGGGTCGAAGCCGGAAGGAAAAGTTTCCTTTCCGGAAGGATGCCGAAAAAGCCGTTCGCGAGCGCGAGTTCTCCTACACAGGGTATTTCAAAATAA